From a region of the Cucumis sativus cultivar 9930 chromosome 6, Cucumber_9930_V3, whole genome shotgun sequence genome:
- the LOC101212480 gene encoding transcription factor E2FA isoform X1, with protein sequence MADSSLHLLSNGGFIHHSSPSPLFPSLPRSRTLHFPVLSNSRTSFIFPSKLPPRNPAIPPLSPPLPPSPPHTDHHSDFQEKMLFLDSIGIDFLSVIKDHPPVASASLPDIRSAVDFMTSMNFTTLELRRIVGMCPEILTSRASVLIPIFTFLLREARVDGSDIKRVINRRPRLLACSVKDQLRPTLYFLQSIGISEVHKHTSLLSCSVEEKLIPRIEFFENLGFSRRDALIMFRRFPQLFCYSIKENLEPKLNYFVVEMGRELKELKEFPHYFSFSLENRIKPRHQSCVEKGVCFPLPELLKSSEMKFREKLEKSKQKGVMYNNMVKSNDYIHDEGSSKDALSCVQTPVSAKGGRVNNRSKTSRKTTSGPQTPISDTSTYSPLTPAGNCRYDSSLGLLTKKFINLIKQARDGILDLNKAAETLQVQKRRIYDITNVLEGIGLIEKKLKNIIYWKGFNQQIPGNVDSDASMLQVDVENLSFEERRLDDKIRAMQERLRNLSEDDNIQKWLFVTEDDIKNLPCFQNETLIAIKAPHGTTLEVPDPDEAVDYPQRRYRIVLRSTMGPIDVYLVSQFEEKFEEMNVVQPPSSFLHASSSGSNEHLATEAIIGESSRNEMEPQAHLSQHSSSCDVNGSNEFPGGMMKILPSEVDNDADYWLLSDAEVSITDMWRTDSDIAWDQSDMVPHDFLLSDVNTQRPRLGSPHSETAEAPSDVNLRQR encoded by the exons ATGGCGGATTCGTCTCTTCACCTCCTCTCCAATGGCGGATTCATCCACCATTCTTCTCCTTCCCCTCTCTTCCCCTCTCTTCCTCGCTCCAGAACCCTCCATTTCCCCGTACTTTCCAATTCCAGAACCTCCTTCATCTTCCCTTCCAAACTCCCTCCTCGCAACCCCGCCATTCCTCCCCTCTCCCCCCCGCTCCCTCCATCTCCCCCTCACACCGACCATCACTCCGACTTTCAGGAGAAAATGCTCTTCCTCGACTCCATTGGCATCGACTTCCTCTCCGTCATCAAAGACCACCCTCCCGTCGCCTCTGCTTCCCTCCCCGACATCAGATCAGCCGTCGATTTCATGACCTCCATGAATTTCACCACCCTCGAACTCCGTCGAATCGTCGGTATGTGCCCTGAGATTCTCACCTCTCGCGCTTCCGTTCTTATCCCTATCTTCACCTTCCTCCTCCGCGAAGCTCGAGTCGACGGTTCCGACATCAAACGCGTTATCAATCGACGCCCTAGATTGTTAGCCTGTAGCGTGAAAGATCAGCTCCGTCCAACTCTCTACTTCCTGCAAAGCATCGGCATATCCGAGGTACATAAACACACATCCTTACTCTCATGTAGCGTTGAAGAGAAACTGATTCCGAGAATCGAGTTCTTCGAGAACTTAGGGTTTTCCCGACGGGATGCTTTGATAATGTTCCGGCGATTCCCGCAGCTGTTTTGCTACAGCATAAAGGAGAATCTGGAACCGAAACTGAATTACTTTGTGGTGGAAATGGGGAGAGaattgaaagaattgaagGAATTTCCTCACTATTTCTCGTTTAGTTTAGAGAACAGGATCAAGCCAAGACATCAAAGCTGTGTGGAGAAGGGAGTTTGTTTTCCATTGCCGGAGTTGTTGAAAAGCAGCGAAATGAAATTCCGGGAGAAATTGGAG aaatCAAAGCAGAAGGGTGTCATGTATAACAATATGGTTAAATCGAATGACTACATTCATGACGAGGGATCTTCAAAAGATGCTCTTAGTTGTGTTCAGACACCTGTGTCTGCAAAAGGAGGAAGGGTAAACAATAGGTCAAAGACTTCAAGGAAAACTACATCTGGGCCTCAAACACCTATCTCAGACACTa GCACTTATTCTCCACTTACTCCTGCCGGAAATTGTCGATATGACAGTTCTTTAG gtcttctgacaaaaaaattcatcaatttaattaagcaAGCAAGGGACGGCATTCTTGACTTGAACAAAGCTGCAGAAACTTTGCAg GTGCAGAAAAGGAGAATATATGACATAACCAATGTTTTGGAAGGCATAGGTCTCATAGAAAAGAAGCtgaaaaacataatatattgGAA AGGATTTAATCAACAAATTCCAGGAAATGTGGATAGTGATGCTTCTATGTTGCAG GTGGATGTTGAAAATCTTTCGTTTGAAGAGCGTAGATTAGATGATAAGATAAg AGCAATGCAGGAAAGACTGAGGAATTTGAGTGAAGATGATAATATCCAGAA GTGGCTGTTTGTAACAGAAGACGACATTAAAAACTTGCCTTGCTTTCAG AATGAAACGCTGATAGCAATTAAAGCTCCTCATGGAACCACATTGGAAGTTCCTGATCCCGATGAA GCTGTTGATTATCCACAGAGAAGATATAGGATAGTTCTTAGGAGTACAATGGGTCCTATTGATGTATATCTTGTCAG tCAATTTGAGGAAAAGTTTGAGGAGATGAATGTGGTCCAGCCACCTAGTAGCTTCCTACATGCTTCCAGTTCAGGATCAAATGAACATCTAGCAACAGAAGCAATCATTGGGGAGAGTAGTAGAAACGAAATGGAACCTCAAGCTCATCTGTCCCAACACAGCAGCAGCTGTGATGTGAATGGTTCAAATGAGTTTCCTGGTGGAATGATGAAGATTCTTCCTTCAGAAGTTGAT AATGATGCAGATTACTGGCTGTTATCAGATGCTGAAGTTAGCATTACAGATATGTGGAGAACAGATT CAGATATTGCATGGGATCAATCAGATATGGTTCCTCATGACTTCTTATTATCTGATGTCAATACTCAAAGGCCAAGACTAGGAAGCCCACACTCAGAGACAGCTGAAGCACCATCTGATGTTAACTTAAGACAGAGGTGA
- the LOC101216889 gene encoding NDR1/HIN1-like protein 1, protein MSKECAHHSKKRPKLIRRIYAGILIFLFLVLLTILLIWAILQPTKPKFVIQDATVYLFNLTAANFISSSIQVTVYSRNPNDKIGVYYDRLDVYAVYHNQQITLRTGIQPTYQGHNDVNIWSPFLIGNNVPISPYNGATLNQDQAVGTVQLSIKLDGRVRFKVGTFISGRYHLNVDCPAAIMFGNPTAGVIVGNNAVKYQLVRPCSVSV, encoded by the coding sequence ATGTCAAAGGAATGCGCTCACCACAGCAAGAAACGCCCAAAGCTAATCCGCCGAATCTACGCCGGAATCctcatttttctcttcctcgTCCTCCTCACAATCCTCCTTATTTGGGCCATTCTTCAACCCACAAAGCCCAAATTCGTCATCCAAGACGCCACCGTCTACCTCTTCAATCTCACCGCCGCTAACTTCATCTCCTCCAGTATCCAAGTCACCGTCTATTCCCGTAACCCTAACGACAAGATCGGAGTCTATTACGACCGCCTCGACGTCTACGCCGTTTACCATAACCAACAGATCACTCTCCGTACCGGCATTCAACCAACCTACCAAGGCCACAACGATGTCAACATCTGGTCTCCCTTCCTCATCGGTAACAACGTTCCCATCTCTCCCTACAACGGCGCCACCCTTAATCAAGATCAGGCCGTTGGTACCGTCCAGCTGTCCATTAAACTCGACGGCCGCGTCCGATTCAAAGTCGGTACCTTCATCTCCGGCCGCTACCATCTCAACGTCGACTGTCCGGCGGCTATCATGTTCGGAAATCCAACCGCCGGTGTTATCGTCGGTAATAACGCCGTTAAATATCAGTTGGTGCGGCCCTGCAGCGTTAGCGTATAA
- the LOC105435892 gene encoding NDR1/HIN1-like protein 3, protein MASHLNGAYYGPSIPPPSSKSYHRPGRGDSGCGCCGCLGCLCNCCCGCILNLICQIIITLVILLGIVVFLLWLIFRPNLLQFHATDASLTQFNFTSPNNNNLHYNLALNITVRNPNRRIGIYYDVIEVNAFYEDQRFSTVNLGQFYQGHKNTSVLSPSFVGQNIVLLGTDGISSYNSEKSSGIFSIDVKINLRIRFKFGLVKLGHYKPKIRCPLKVPLRSNSTSSNGVFETTKCSYDL, encoded by the coding sequence ATGGCCTCTCATCTCAACGGAGCTTACTACGGCCCTTCAATTCCTCCTCCCTCCTCCAAGTCCTACCACCGCCCTGGCCGTGGCGACAGCGGCTGCGGCTGCTGCGGCTGTCTCGGATGCCTCTGCAACTGCTGCTGCGGCTGTATCCTCAACCTCATCTGTCAAATCATCATCACCCTCGTCATCCTCCTCGGCATTGTCGTCTTTCTCCTGTGGCTCATCTTCCGTCCAAATCTCCTCCAGTTCCACGCCACCGACGCCTCTCTCACGCAGTTCAATTTCACCTCTCCTAACAATAACAACCTCCATTACAACCTCGCTCTGAATATCACCGTCAGAAATCCGAATCGGAGAATCGGGATCTACTACGACGTTATTGAGGTTAATGCGTTTTACGAAGATCAGCGGTTCAGTACGGTGAATTTGGGCCAGTTTTATCAAGGGCATAAGAACACCAGTGTACTGAGTCCGTCGTTCGTTGGACAGAATATTGTTCTGCTTGGTACGGATGGAATTTCGTCGTATAATTCTGAGAAGAGCTCGGGGATTTTCAGTATCGATGTGAAAATCAACTTGCGGATTCGATTCAAGTTCGGTTTAGTGAAATTAGGACATTATAAACCGAAGATCAGATGTCCATTGAAGGTTCCTTTGAGATCTAACAGTACTTCTTCAAATGGTGTGTTTGAAACCACTAAGTGCAGCTATGATTTGTAA
- the LOC101212480 gene encoding transcription factor E2FA isoform X3 — MRGASRAPKPSEPLPLPHSHTAQILPPLNRHLAFDSHNPPFVPPGHYYHFAGDASSNAIDKPDTIVVKPLLSSAKSKQKGVMYNNMVKSNDYIHDEGSSKDALSCVQTPVSAKGGRVNNRSKTSRKTTSGPQTPISDTSTYSPLTPAGNCRYDSSLGLLTKKFINLIKQARDGILDLNKAAETLQVQKRRIYDITNVLEGIGLIEKKLKNIIYWKGFNQQIPGNVDSDASMLQVDVENLSFEERRLDDKIRAMQERLRNLSEDDNIQKWLFVTEDDIKNLPCFQNETLIAIKAPHGTTLEVPDPDEAVDYPQRRYRIVLRSTMGPIDVYLVSQFEEKFEEMNVVQPPSSFLHASSSGSNEHLATEAIIGESSRNEMEPQAHLSQHSSSCDVNGSNEFPGGMMKILPSEVDNDADYWLLSDAEVSITDMWRTDSDIAWDQSDMVPHDFLLSDVNTQRPRLGSPHSETAEAPSDVNLRQR; from the exons ATGCGCGGTGCTTCTCGAGCTCCGAAGCCATCGGAGCCACTGCCTCTGCCTCACTCCCATACTGCCCAGATCCTACCACCTCTCAACCGTCACCTCGCTTTCGACTCTCATAACCCGCCCTTTGTTCCACCTGGTCATTATTACCATTTCGCCGGCGACGCTTCTTCCAATGCTATTGATAAACCTGATACCATTGTTGTTAAACCTCTCCTCAGTAGTGCT aaatCAAAGCAGAAGGGTGTCATGTATAACAATATGGTTAAATCGAATGACTACATTCATGACGAGGGATCTTCAAAAGATGCTCTTAGTTGTGTTCAGACACCTGTGTCTGCAAAAGGAGGAAGGGTAAACAATAGGTCAAAGACTTCAAGGAAAACTACATCTGGGCCTCAAACACCTATCTCAGACACTa GCACTTATTCTCCACTTACTCCTGCCGGAAATTGTCGATATGACAGTTCTTTAG gtcttctgacaaaaaaattcatcaatttaattaagcaAGCAAGGGACGGCATTCTTGACTTGAACAAAGCTGCAGAAACTTTGCAg GTGCAGAAAAGGAGAATATATGACATAACCAATGTTTTGGAAGGCATAGGTCTCATAGAAAAGAAGCtgaaaaacataatatattgGAA AGGATTTAATCAACAAATTCCAGGAAATGTGGATAGTGATGCTTCTATGTTGCAG GTGGATGTTGAAAATCTTTCGTTTGAAGAGCGTAGATTAGATGATAAGATAAg AGCAATGCAGGAAAGACTGAGGAATTTGAGTGAAGATGATAATATCCAGAA GTGGCTGTTTGTAACAGAAGACGACATTAAAAACTTGCCTTGCTTTCAG AATGAAACGCTGATAGCAATTAAAGCTCCTCATGGAACCACATTGGAAGTTCCTGATCCCGATGAA GCTGTTGATTATCCACAGAGAAGATATAGGATAGTTCTTAGGAGTACAATGGGTCCTATTGATGTATATCTTGTCAG tCAATTTGAGGAAAAGTTTGAGGAGATGAATGTGGTCCAGCCACCTAGTAGCTTCCTACATGCTTCCAGTTCAGGATCAAATGAACATCTAGCAACAGAAGCAATCATTGGGGAGAGTAGTAGAAACGAAATGGAACCTCAAGCTCATCTGTCCCAACACAGCAGCAGCTGTGATGTGAATGGTTCAAATGAGTTTCCTGGTGGAATGATGAAGATTCTTCCTTCAGAAGTTGAT AATGATGCAGATTACTGGCTGTTATCAGATGCTGAAGTTAGCATTACAGATATGTGGAGAACAGATT CAGATATTGCATGGGATCAATCAGATATGGTTCCTCATGACTTCTTATTATCTGATGTCAATACTCAAAGGCCAAGACTAGGAAGCCCACACTCAGAGACAGCTGAAGCACCATCTGATGTTAACTTAAGACAGAGGTGA
- the LOC101212480 gene encoding transcription factor E2FA isoform X2 yields MADSSLHLLSNGGFIHHSSPSPLFPSLPRSRTLHFPVLSNSRTSFIFPSKLPPRNPAIPPLSPPLPPSPPHTDHHSDFQEKMLFLDSIGIDFLSVIKDHPPVASASLPDIRSAVDFMTSMNFTTLELRRIVGMCPEILTSRASVLIPIFTFLLREARVDGSDIKRVINRRPRLLACSVKDQLRPTLYFLQSIGISEVHKHTSLLSCSVEEKLIPRIEFFENLGFSRRDALIMFRRFPQLFCYSIKENLEPKLNYFVVEMGRELKELKEFPHYFSFSLENRIKPRHQSCVEKGVCFPLPELLKSSEMKFREKLEKSKQKGVMYNNMVKSNDYIHDEGSSKDALSCVQTPVSAKGGRVNNRSKTSRKTTSGPQTPISDTSTYSPLTPAGNCRYDSSLGLLTKKFINLIKQARDGILDLNKAAETLQVQKRRIYDITNVLEGIGLIEKKLKNIIYWKGFNQQIPGNVDSDASMLQVDVENLSFEERRLDDKIRAMQERLRNLSEDDNIQKWLFVTEDDIKNLPCFQNETLIAIKAPHGTTLEVPDPDEAVDYPQRRYRIVLRSTMGPIDVYLVSQFEEKFEEMNVVQPPSSFLHASSSGSNEHLATEAIIGESSRNEMEPQAHLSQHSSSCDVNGSNEFPGGMMKILPSEVDNDADYWLLSDAEVSITDMWRTDYIAWDQSDMVPHDFLLSDVNTQRPRLGSPHSETAEAPSDVNLRQR; encoded by the exons ATGGCGGATTCGTCTCTTCACCTCCTCTCCAATGGCGGATTCATCCACCATTCTTCTCCTTCCCCTCTCTTCCCCTCTCTTCCTCGCTCCAGAACCCTCCATTTCCCCGTACTTTCCAATTCCAGAACCTCCTTCATCTTCCCTTCCAAACTCCCTCCTCGCAACCCCGCCATTCCTCCCCTCTCCCCCCCGCTCCCTCCATCTCCCCCTCACACCGACCATCACTCCGACTTTCAGGAGAAAATGCTCTTCCTCGACTCCATTGGCATCGACTTCCTCTCCGTCATCAAAGACCACCCTCCCGTCGCCTCTGCTTCCCTCCCCGACATCAGATCAGCCGTCGATTTCATGACCTCCATGAATTTCACCACCCTCGAACTCCGTCGAATCGTCGGTATGTGCCCTGAGATTCTCACCTCTCGCGCTTCCGTTCTTATCCCTATCTTCACCTTCCTCCTCCGCGAAGCTCGAGTCGACGGTTCCGACATCAAACGCGTTATCAATCGACGCCCTAGATTGTTAGCCTGTAGCGTGAAAGATCAGCTCCGTCCAACTCTCTACTTCCTGCAAAGCATCGGCATATCCGAGGTACATAAACACACATCCTTACTCTCATGTAGCGTTGAAGAGAAACTGATTCCGAGAATCGAGTTCTTCGAGAACTTAGGGTTTTCCCGACGGGATGCTTTGATAATGTTCCGGCGATTCCCGCAGCTGTTTTGCTACAGCATAAAGGAGAATCTGGAACCGAAACTGAATTACTTTGTGGTGGAAATGGGGAGAGaattgaaagaattgaagGAATTTCCTCACTATTTCTCGTTTAGTTTAGAGAACAGGATCAAGCCAAGACATCAAAGCTGTGTGGAGAAGGGAGTTTGTTTTCCATTGCCGGAGTTGTTGAAAAGCAGCGAAATGAAATTCCGGGAGAAATTGGAG aaatCAAAGCAGAAGGGTGTCATGTATAACAATATGGTTAAATCGAATGACTACATTCATGACGAGGGATCTTCAAAAGATGCTCTTAGTTGTGTTCAGACACCTGTGTCTGCAAAAGGAGGAAGGGTAAACAATAGGTCAAAGACTTCAAGGAAAACTACATCTGGGCCTCAAACACCTATCTCAGACACTa GCACTTATTCTCCACTTACTCCTGCCGGAAATTGTCGATATGACAGTTCTTTAG gtcttctgacaaaaaaattcatcaatttaattaagcaAGCAAGGGACGGCATTCTTGACTTGAACAAAGCTGCAGAAACTTTGCAg GTGCAGAAAAGGAGAATATATGACATAACCAATGTTTTGGAAGGCATAGGTCTCATAGAAAAGAAGCtgaaaaacataatatattgGAA AGGATTTAATCAACAAATTCCAGGAAATGTGGATAGTGATGCTTCTATGTTGCAG GTGGATGTTGAAAATCTTTCGTTTGAAGAGCGTAGATTAGATGATAAGATAAg AGCAATGCAGGAAAGACTGAGGAATTTGAGTGAAGATGATAATATCCAGAA GTGGCTGTTTGTAACAGAAGACGACATTAAAAACTTGCCTTGCTTTCAG AATGAAACGCTGATAGCAATTAAAGCTCCTCATGGAACCACATTGGAAGTTCCTGATCCCGATGAA GCTGTTGATTATCCACAGAGAAGATATAGGATAGTTCTTAGGAGTACAATGGGTCCTATTGATGTATATCTTGTCAG tCAATTTGAGGAAAAGTTTGAGGAGATGAATGTGGTCCAGCCACCTAGTAGCTTCCTACATGCTTCCAGTTCAGGATCAAATGAACATCTAGCAACAGAAGCAATCATTGGGGAGAGTAGTAGAAACGAAATGGAACCTCAAGCTCATCTGTCCCAACACAGCAGCAGCTGTGATGTGAATGGTTCAAATGAGTTTCCTGGTGGAATGATGAAGATTCTTCCTTCAGAAGTTGAT AATGATGCAGATTACTGGCTGTTATCAGATGCTGAAGTTAGCATTACAGATATGTGGAGAACAGATT ATATTGCATGGGATCAATCAGATATGGTTCCTCATGACTTCTTATTATCTGATGTCAATACTCAAAGGCCAAGACTAGGAAGCCCACACTCAGAGACAGCTGAAGCACCATCTGATGTTAACTTAAGACAGAGGTGA
- the LOC101217908 gene encoding uncharacterized protein LOC101217908 has product MAFTGRFSSANMLTPRTAVLRSPSLQTKIRIGGLRAHLREDDDPLFLSAKEAASLRFMESQQPDPLFFDEYAGCWATPNPQINTNSHHYCVVTKFLDDNLIKKVNNVNGVKQVVLLTDGMDTRPYRIRWPMSTIIFDISPDNVFKRAAQDLLGSGAKISRGNFFCHVPLESPHVQLEICSRGFRGDQPSIWVMQGLPIKTLVDFEDVLFLVSSLATKGSYFLGELPSWLAETEIKSKSSTSTIKWMDKLFMGNGFRVETIAIAELARRLGKELTLEPYKNIPFVAEQLRFSDYEMETWKKEFERIENEGDEEGFEEL; this is encoded by the exons ATGGCTTTCACTGGGAGGTTTTCCAGTGCAAACATGCTCACCCCACGAACTGCTGTACTTCGCTCCCCATCACTGCAGACCAAGATCCGAATTGGGGGTCTCAGAGCACATCTCCGTGAAGATGATGACCCTTTATTCCTCAGTGCCAAAGAAGCTGCCTCTCTCCGATTCATGGAGTCCCAACAACCGG ATCCCCTTTTCTTTGATGAATATGCCGGCTGTTGGGCTACTCCTAATCCTCAAATCAACACAAACTCTCACCATTATTGTGTTGTAACTAAATTCTTAGAcgataatttgattaaaaaagtcAATAATGTAAACGGAGTTAAGCAG GTTGTGTTGCTAACAGATGGAATGGATACTAGACCATATCGGATTCGTTGGCCAATGTCGACAATAATTTTCGACATATCCCCTGACAATGTCTTTAAAAGAGCAGCTCAAGATTTGCTAG GTAGTGGGGCTAAGATTTCAAGAGGCAACTTTTTCTGTCATGTACCATTGGAGTCCCCACATGTACAATTAGAAATTTGTAGTAGAGGTTTTCGAGGAGACCAACCAAGTATATGGGTGATGCAG GGACTTCCTATTAAAACTTTGGTAGATTTTGAAGATGTTCTGTTCCTTGTTAGTAGCTTAGCTACCAAAGGAAGTTATTTCTTGGGTGAATTACCTTCTTGGTTGGCTGAAACTGAGATTAAGTCCAAG TCTAGTACAAGTACAATAAAGTGGATGGACAAACTTTTTATGGGCAACGGTTTTCGAGTTGAAACGATCGCCATTGCAGAACTTGCAAGGAGATTAGGCAAGGAGTTGACATTGGAACCCTATAAGAATATCCCATTTGTTGCTGAACAACTACGATTTTCGGATTATGAG ATGGAAACGTGGAAGAAGGAATTCGAGAGGATTGAAAACGAAGGAGATGAAGAAGGATTTGAAGAACTATGA
- the LOC105435893 gene encoding probable aspartyl protease At4g16563, with protein MEFLPIPFLFSIFLLLPTSSSSSTTVLPLTTFPSVSFTDPFKTINLLLSASLNRAQHLKTPQSKSNTSIQNVSLFPRSYGAYSVSLAFGTPPQNLSFIFDTGSSLVWFPCTAGYRCSRCSFPYVDPATISKFVPKLSSSVKVVGCRNPKCAWIFGPNLKSRCRNCNSKSRKCSDSCPGYGLQYGSGATAGILLSETLDLENKRVPDFLVGCSVMSVHQPAGIAGFGRGPESLPSQMRLKRFSHCLVSRGFDDSPVSSPLVLDSGSESDESKTKSFIYAPFRENPSVSNAAFREYYYLSLRRILIGGKPVKFPYKYLVPDSTGNGGAIIDSGSTFTFLDKPIFEAIADELEKQLVKYPRAKDVEAQSGLRPCFNIPKEEESAEFPDVVLKFKGGGKLSLAAENYLAMVTDEGVVCLTMMTDEAVVGGGGGPAIILGAFQQQNVLVEYDLAKQRIGFRKQKCT; from the coding sequence ATGGAGTTTTTACCCAttccatttctcttttccatttttctccttcttcccacttcatcttcttcctccaccACAGTACTCCCACTCACTACTTTTCCTTCAGTTTCATTTACAGATCCATTCAAAACCatcaaccttcttctctctGCTTCACTCAACAGAGCTCAACATCTCAAAACCCCACAATCAAAGTCCAACACTTCCATACAGAATGTCTCTCTCTTCCCTCGTAGCTACGGAGCTTACTCGGTTTCCCTCGCCTTCGGAACTCCACCGCAGAACTTATCGTTTATCTTCGATACTGGAAGTAGTCTCGTCTGGTTCCCCTGCACCGCTGGTTATCGTTGTTCCCGTTGTTCGTTTCCCTATGTGGATCCTGCAACGATTTCGAAATTTGTTCCTAAGTTATCTTCCTCTGTGAAGGTTGTTGGTTGTCGAAATCCTAAATGTGCGTGGATTTTTGGCCCTAATTTGAAGTCCAGATGTAGAAATTGTAACTCTAAATCTCGAAAATGTTCCGATTCTTGTCCTGGTTATGGACTTCAGTACGGCTCTGGCGCAACCGCTGGAATTCTCCTCTCTGAAACGCTCGATTTAGAGAATAAACGAGTGCCGGATTTTCTCGTTGGTTGTTCCGTTATGTCTGTTCATCAACCAGCCGGCATTGCCGGATTTGGCCGCGGTCCTGAATCGTTGCCGTCCCAAATGCGACTCAAACGATTCTCCCATTGCCTCGTTTCTCGCGGGTTCGACGACTCGCCAGTGAGTAGTCCTCTAGTACTTGACTCCGGTTCGGAATCCGATGAATCGAAAACTAAGAGTTTCATTTACGCACCCTTCCGAGAGAATCCATCAGTATCCAACGCCGCATTTCGAGAGTACTATTACCTTAGTCTTCGGAGAATCCTCATCGGTGGAAAGCCGGTGAAATTCCCGTACAAGTATCTCGTGCCGGATTCCACCGGAAACGGAGGCGCGATAATCGATTCCGGTTCAACGTTTACGTTTCTAGATAAGCCGATTTTCGAAGCCATAGCGGATGAATTGGAGAAGCAGCTGGTGAAATATCCTCGAGCTAAGGACGTTGAAGCGCAGTCGGGTTTGAGGCCATGCTTTAATATTCCCAAGGAGGAGGAATCAGCGGAGTTTCCGGACGTggttttgaagtttaaagGTGGAGGGAAGCTGAGTTTGGCGGCAGAGAATTACTTGGCGATGGTGACGGATGAGGGCGTGGTGTGCTTGACGATGATGACGGATGAAGCCGTCGTGGGCGGAGGCGGAGGGCCGGCGATTATATTGGGGGCGTTTCAGCAGCAGAATGTTTTGGTTGAGTATGATTTAGCAAAGCAGCGAATCGGATTTCGGAAGCAGAAATGCACGTGA